A genomic stretch from Lathyrus oleraceus cultivar Zhongwan6 chromosome 2, CAAS_Psat_ZW6_1.0, whole genome shotgun sequence includes:
- the LOC127122022 gene encoding uncharacterized protein LOC127122022, whose amino-acid sequence MDMNNMKGKVDQMLEARLAQSKNNFQHGVTENVGSSSGFTVITNPMYDPLSDYNPPQVNIPTQSQLMPLTNPDVERLHALEERVRAMDVNDNFRLDMCLVPGLDSLIGASLSWYMKLERSHIQSWEDLANAFLKQYNYNLDMAPDRRQLQSLSQKSNESFKGYAQRWRELAAQVQPPLLDKELVDLFMDTLQSPYFERKVGNVLSDFAHLVTIGERIESALKSGRIQSASSSQASETESLNNSQKEEEDETNAVITDVRQPATPRAPYQQPWCTPYANQRSRGRGYQNQPSNQSRPRNNLERRNAPLDPIPMSYSQLLPYLIQSSLVDPKSLRPLPEPYPPGYDPDVQCGYHAGSIGHSTEDCNAFKAKVQQLIDKKYISFPDGNLLVHVNLSSE is encoded by the exons ATGGATATGAACAACATGAAAGGAAAGGTAGACCAGATGTTGGAGGCTAGGCTAGCCCAATCAAAAAACAATTTTCAACATGGTGTCACAGAGAATGTTGGTTCCTCATCAGGCTTTACTGTAATTACCAACCCAATGTATGACCCTCTGTCTGACTATAATCCTCCACAAGTGAACATTCCTACTCAATCCCAGTTGATGCCATTGACCAATCCTGATGTTGAAAGGCTTCATGCCCTTGAGGAGAGAGTCCGAGCAATGGATGTAAATGACAATTTTAGGCTTGATATGTGCTTAGTACCAGGCCTG GACAGTTTGATTGGAGCATCGTTGAGCTGGTATATGAAATTGGAAAGAAGCCATATTCAATCATGGGAAGACTTAGCGAATGCTTTTTTGAAGCAGTACAActacaacttggacatggctccagaccGAAGGCAGCTGCAAAGCTTATCCCAAAAGAGCAACGAATCTTTCAAAGGATATGCACAACgatggagagaattggcagcCCAAGTGCAACCACCACTCTTGGATAAGGAATTGGTTGACTTGTTTATGGATACCTTACAGAGTCCTTACTTTGAAAGGAAGGTAGGCAATGTGTTATCAGACTTCGCCCACTTAGTGAcaattggagaacgcatcgagaGTGCCCTAAAAAGCGGAAGAATCCAAAGCGCCTCGAGCAGCCAAGCTAGCGAGACAGAATCCCTCAACaattcccaaaaggaagaagaggaTGAAACCAATGCAGTCATAACAGATGTCAGGCAACCAGCAACGCCGAGAGCACCATACCAGCAACCATGGTGTACTCCTTACGCAAATCAACGATCTCGTGGTCGAGGATATCAAAATCAGCCTTCGAACCAATCTAGGCCTCGAAACAAtctggaaagaaggaatgctccTCTCGATCCAATTCCCATGTCATACAGTCAACTTCTACCATATTTGattcaaagttcattggtggatCCCAAGTCTCTCAGGCCATTACCAGAACCATACCCACCTGGATATGACCCtgatgtgcaatgtggatatcatgccgggTCAATAGGGCACTCGACCGAAGACTGCAACGCTTTCAAAGCCAAGGTTCAACAGTTGATCGACAAAAAGTACATATCCTTTCCAGACGGAAATCTGTTGGTGCATGTCAACCTCTCGTCTGAATAA